TAGATTATTTTCTATATCGCAGAGCACTATTTAATTTTAATCCAACAATCTATTTTAAATATTAGTAGAGAGAAATTATTCCTGTATTCACGCTGAAACCAGTGTTTTATACTTACAGAAAAACACACATCCGCATCACCATTGCACTTCAGCCGAGCAAAAGTACTCttcaaaaacacgtgagtacagcatttttttttaaacatataaaaaaatcctgtgctttactgtcttcatgttaaataaaagtgtcatgagaaaagtcttcaatGTTGACAATTAGTGACATTACAGATGTATGCAAGCTCAAACCATCGATGTCTTGTTGccaaattttttttacatatggaaataccatgtactgtatcattattatttatttttaatcattactcaaacattttgcaaataaaaatataattcttcttggacataaaatgtgtgttggcatTATGGAAGTTGTAAGCAATGTATCTATTTACCTTTTCTTTTCGGTTTAAGGATCTTGTTGTGAGATTAACCGATGACACGGACCCTAATTTCCTCTTTTTGCTCATACTTTCCGAAGAGGACTTCCTAAGGTCTGCCTGGGAAGAATTGagcagcattgcattccattcagtgtgtcattttaaaacacctttattttatttttgtgtgcagttttaaAGAGGAACAGTTCTTTTTTATTGAATTCAGGTCATTTCCAGAAAAGCTGATTCAGTATTTTGAGAAATGTCGGACcaagcagagttccagcgagtccaggtaccctaggttctcctcctttcgtttaatctcctaaggaatgtgcaccctaagaagtatttttctcttttgttttgttccgcaggtattTTTTGCGGCTCTCGTGCAACTCTCCCACGCTGGACGGCCCAGCCAAATTGACCGTAGTGGAGAGCACTGACTGCAGGAATATCCCTCAAGTTTGTTTGAGGCTCATACCGGCCTCAGACAAGTACTTCAACGAATACCTGGTGAACTGTGTGACTTTGCTCAAGGTGACGTGTGATCAAACTGTATTATGTAAAGACTAACTGCCTCTTTTCGCTCatgcgggcaacagcacctgcattgtaccacatgttgaACACATTGCTAGGGACACCCCTGACTTGGAGTGAAACtggagcacattttcaaaataaggggtggcgaacaagttacaCAGAGCAAAAATGTTCAACTGTGAGAGTTGAAGAAccacaacagacagacagacacaaaaaaacaaataaaaccacattttTCACCTTGACTGTctatgtacattgcttactgacactctatatttatatagtgaaaacggcagtagtgactgacgcgtgggtgcatatcatgctcaaagcatgacaacattagcaatcgacgataatgtttttgtctgctaccagtgaccgagactaTCCAgatcagagccaaaatggggaaGATGAGAACGGTTTTGCaaataatgtccttttttttaaactatttttttctcgtacaaaggttgttatacggcgtacaccatttaaaatgattacaaaaggtataaaacactgggaaaatgtatacattgacatgtatgatgttgtctttatgtcacagtcAGAAAAAGAAAGCCTGGAGGTTAAATTGCAGAAGACAGAAGAGGATCTTAATAACACCCAGCAGGTGgctttttatgtccactgtcaagatagcATACTGGAAttaacctttaacattgcccagagattgagattttgtttttagtccatgtcctaatgtgccattagatgctttttGAGAAGAACAAAGAGATGGAGCGTCTGCGCTTGGAATGGATGAGTCAAAGCAGTTTGCTAACAAGCCGTCATtccgacgagctgcggactgaGCGGGAGGGCTCGGCtgaggtaaggccctgctcgatgccatcttgtggattggtGACacaccatctgttgggaccacgtcataggcgcAGAGCCGCTTGCAGCTGCAaatacagcagcagcagcaggtaCAGGAGACCATGAACCAGCGTGACAGCCAGATGAAGGAACGCCTGGAATTCCTTGAGACAAAATGCAGTTATCTCACTAACGAAAGGCACAAAGATGAGGCGACCATCATTAACTTAAAATCCAAAGTGGCAGACacggaggaggtatgtcgtcgagcattagaattagaatccactggcttagacattaatttaaaattcaagttacgaaaccacttccggatccaattaatttcataaccagtgctacctctgtactttttgtgTACGAGCATGCCCttgttttattggattggattggataactttattcatcccgtattcgggaaatttcgttgtcacagtagcaagagggtgaggatgcagaaataggaaaggcattttagacataaatagataggtaataagtacgtaaataaataaatacatgaataattttatatatatatacatatatatatatatatatatatatatatatatatatatactatatatatatatatatatatatatacgtacacgcgtacacatgtacacatgtacacatgtacacatatacacggtactcggatgattcgcctaaagacgtttgacagacggacaggtcgccgaatggacgttccaccgaacgttcattcggccgaatgaacgttcggtggaacgtcacCGTCAAATCCGTCAGGCAAAGAGTACCATCCTCTGGATGCAAGTTTAATAATGGGTCATTTGGGAGTAAATAGACATGGTTCAAATGAATTACTCAAGGGCCAGTACAAAGATAATAATTTtacttgctttttaatattaaacgtcacatactgttctgcgtgatctccaaatggctactactttaaacgcaaggataaaataaaaaatatgaaaaattggcagcacattgtagtgtagtacgtacttgtatttagaaatatgtccagcggggggtaGTACATGCCcgtgttattcctaaatgaatgttatctgtaacggccgtatatggcccgtgggccgaggttaaaaaacttgtacacacacgatcccgggcggggcgagcgcgcgaatcccgtttcggcgaaacctccgttcggcagaacgtccattcggcgacctgtccgtctgtcaaacgtccgtcggcgaaacgtcttttggcTAATCATCCAGTCacgcatatacacatatacacatatacacatacacacatacacacatacacacatacacacatacacacatacacacatacacacatacacacatacacacatacacacatacacacatacacacatacacacatacacacatacacacatacacacatacacacatacacacatacacacatacacacatacacacatacacacatacacacatacacacatacacatacatatatgtacatgcatgcatacggtaggtcttaacacagccatttttttgttaaagagcctgacagctgatgggaggaaggatctacGGAAGCgctcctgcaatgagggtgcagcaaaTTAGATTAGGAATTATTAGCGCAAAAATAACCTTAATGTACGACATTTATTaaacattaccgtattttccaggctcatactcaagtgcgacttatgtttttctctctgaccaccaaaagcctgttgtttttttaagctgtattctagttatctgaaaaactgttaagttGACAGATGCCTAATTGGCCTCTtatttgggtttgggttagttcttggtttctaatcaaatcaaatattgcccttccaaaaatgcaacttaataCGCCATTGCGActtagacatttttattttgtcttcggtgtgttttctttggctggtgcgacttatattcaggtgccctgggaaaaatacggaaatgtttattgacgttaatgcactactgttgatttattgtaatttatgtGCAGGAAAATTACAGAGAGAAACATAAAACTggttattcatattcattttgattCCTTTGCCACGTTTGCACAATCATTTTATGTGATGTTTGGCAGTACGACATAGCTATGTAAACTTTAAATTGCAATTTGAGGAATATTGGTAGCGGTCACGTTGCACCTTGGTTTGTGTGCAGGAATGCCAGCGCGTCAAGCGGGAGGAAACATCGCTGAAGTGTAAGAATGCCTCTCTGAACACGGCTCTGCACGAAATGGAGCAGCAAAGAAATCGAGCCAGGGAGGCCCAGAAGACCACCGAGCAGCAGAAGGTCAGCGGTTCCTTCCACCTGCGGCATTAGGGGACCGCTATCGCTTATGCTCATCACACTCACTTTTCCTCTCAGGAAATCTTCAAGGACAGGGCCGAGATTCAAGAAAGTCAGATAAAAAAGCTGGAATCAAAGGTGGAGTTTTTATCTGGCGATGTGACGaaggttagtagtgtttttagttgtcatgtGTAATGTAATGTGTAATGTGTGGATTCTGATTGATTGATTACCTACTAtgaactggaaaaatgacgccatctgacgttctcaggctaCCGATATAATAAGGAAGTATCAGTACGACGTTGCTGTTCTGCGAAACAAGAATGAAATGAAGAACGAGGCGCTGGTAAAGCAGGAGGACGTCTTGATGGAGACTGAGGCAAAGCTGGAATCAACAGAGGAAAAACTGCGAATCAAGGACGAGGAGGTAGCCACGCCCAcaccattttttcttcttctgaatAGTAGACACAAATCAAGCTCTGTAAGTGAACTgcatgttccatttttttgtgtataaaatCTCATAgagaaaaaactcaattttctctttttaaagatgttttttattCTCTTAAATAAGCAGATGACGATTCACAACAAATCAAATGAAGAATTATGATAAAACATTGACCAAAGTATCAAATTGCCTGAGAACAAAAAAGCAAGGAATGATTTTACAAAGTCAACAATTCAGTAAACAAGGGGATTTTTTCAGTATAAGGACTCTTATTacagataaaagttcaaaaAACGGCAGTCTCCCAGCATTGTCACACACTTTTACCATCTGTCCACAAACTTCCTTATTCCCtcaatcttgaaaaaaaagtgtctatCTTTATTAGTAGTTGTAACGAAAAATTcacaatgaataaaaacatctcAATAGTACACATCATCGTATGAAAATGTAACCCTTCAAACTGAATAGGTCTGCATCTAAGTTTGCAAATACACGTCTGTTTATTTGcacgtctctctcgctcatgTGCGTCAGAATGTGAACTTTAAGAAGCAGCTGGAGGCGAGTTTGCAGAAGCTGTCCGAGAACAAGACGGTGTTACAGGACAACGACAACAGTGAggaacattcattttccatcggCGCCGCCGCAATCTGACTCTTTGCGTTGTCCTGTCTTTGTCAGTGATCCAATTTCTGAACAGAGAGCTAAACAAGAAGTATATTCCCGAGCCTTCTGAGAATATTTTAGCAGGACCTCGGGTAAGTCAAGTCGCCGTCGTCGCTCAGAGTGGATTTCTCGGAACGATTgccgtcttattttttttcgtcCTTCCGGCAGACACACTGTTACGCTCAAGCGGTGAAATCCACCCCTATAGTCGAGCCCATTCACACACACGCGTGAGTTGAGACGCCTGTAATATAACTTGAAACGTGTATAAACGTATATAAACATGAGCGTCCCTCACAAACAGATTGGATGACGGCGGCGGTCTGGACGAGAAATACTTTACCAGGCAAGAAAGCATCATCGCCGTTTCCCGGTTTCCAGACGCTTTCGTTCCCAAAGGTGACATCACAGAATCACTGTCCtcattatttttcttacttgatatggttttcccattttatcgaaatgttctgaaaacgttgcaaaaatctaaaacttatCTTGCGTTAAAGTtaggttaagttcatccaacttttttagttcatttttttgttaatggccatatgtgaggtatatttaatgtttcttttcatttggctgaaaatagtctgcttgccaatggtgatgtcttcactggattatttatttatttcatattgcacagcaacttttgctTTGAAGGcggatttataaaaataaagatgcctgtcaaaattttaaggaggaaagtaattgaTTTACTTATTCGCAGAactttgaagtttcaaatttgaaacaaaagtgaTCCTTATCCTGATAATTATCCAtagactgatatttttttatcgTGACAACAATTTATATCACCCAGCTCTAAAATATCAACATTTAACATTGtctgaaactaaaaaaaatactaagtgcatcatttttttgtatgccaTTATATATGAGGCTAACAGTGCACGCTGGTTTACTGTAGTAATGACACTAGTTTTATTCGAATTCATTAGGTCACAAGCTCGTATCGCGTCGAGAACAAAACTGCCATTTTAGGGAGGAGTGACATGCATTGAGAATTTACAGTAATGCATTTAATTTTGAGTGGCATTTaaagtttgattcctgttttTCTTTGTCAGAGTGTCCACCACCTCCACGTACCAAGGTGACTTTGCCATCAGCGTATTTCCCCAGTTGAACATCCGGTTTTTATTTGGAAGTTCCTCAGTCATTTTCTGCTTGTTGACTTTTTCCCACGCCCTTTCAAGCATGTACACGTTTGTTACTTTAGTTGATTGTCCTTATGATTGTCTGTATTTTTGTGTTGTAATAACTTaattttcagatatttttttaaataaataaataaaaaatccagaAAAACCCACCTTTTATTATTGTCCAATTTGAGTTAGGTTATTGGTTCCTTTCCTAGTTGAACACAAATAATGACTTCTGTGTGTACTCAACAAGGACTTCTGTTTGAAGAGAATTATAGTGCACCAATTaagttcaaaatgaattttaaaacatCAATTTAGCTAAAAACTAACTTAAACCACAAAACATAGGATAATGGATGAATCATTTAATTCTAAAGTTGTTTAAAGCCTcccaataataaatattttcattataatctTTACTGTAAACTGATTTGTCTGAAATTGTGGCAATAAGgatgcagttaaaaaaaaagatgttatcAATTTCTGGCTCGGAAAGTTACTGCATCCAGTCATATTTTCGAATTTAAAGAATGTAAAGAAGAAGTATTGACCCAAAAATAATATACACActccaatgaacaaaaaaagccttattttaaTCAATCAACTTTGTTCCAttaactttaaaagaaaaattgagACATTAAATCTGATGGAACATTTAgcctttctgcaaaaaaacattaactctttcaatgcttctgacgacgatagacgtccaatcacagtgctcttttcatccttcatattttttaactgaaagacgtccaatccattggaactggGAGCAATACAGGTGAACAAACGTAAGGTTCGACATCTCTCGCTGAAATTGACAGCCACAAAATTAAAGCAAATTTGAAGATTCAGCCGTCGCCCGTGTACAATTTCCGGCAGATTATAATTAAATTGGTTGTTAAACAACATTGTTCTTGGTGGATGGGAGTCCCGGGGAGTCACCACTCATCTGCGGCCCTGTTTGAGTCCTCGTCGGCTACGGCGCAGTCGAGACGCTCCACTCGGGGAAGCGCCAGGTCTCTTTCGTTGAGCTTCTCCAGGAAAGACGAAAGCAGTCTTTTGTTCAAATGGTCCGTGAGGGTCCTCTCTTCCTCGACGCGTACCGTCTCCACGTTTTTAGCCGACTGAGTGTCTTCCGCCTGGGGTTCCGAGGGGGCCGCGCGGTGGCTCAAGGACAAGCCGTTTAGTTGCTCTTCCGCGGCGGCTAGGTGGTCCGACGGCCTCGACTCGGCTTCCATTCGTGATATCAACGTGGTCTGCAGTGCGGCATTTTCCAGCTCTTTCAGTCTTTTACTGTCCATGCCGCGGACGGGAGATTGGGTTCCCATTGGGGGGCAATTTGGGGGAAGCTGGCCGCTTTGCTCCATGGTTTCCGAGCCAAAATACGACgtaaaagaggaaaaagattCTTCTGCGGTGGATAATGGTCGGTGGTGCCTCCGTGTGGACGTTCGTGACTAGCACACAGtgggacctctacttacgaaattctgTGAATATTGAACTCGCGGCGTGCCATTGATGTCGATATACGTCCAAATCGTgtaaactgggaagactggctctcattcgcccctcccagtccaaagggATCGGACGTCTAGCGCTGCCAATGGTAGCTAATGGGTTAAAGGAGTCGCCTGTGACATACAAGTCGGAGTCGGCAGCGTTGgtaactggcggccatcttaaagCAGTGTTCATCTTTAAGGTGAGTGATTTTCTCCAGTAAAATTGGCAAAATCTCAATTTGGTTTTCATACTGTTTTGTTTAATGTGTCTATAATTTAAGATGTAAATTATCTATTGCAATTTCCGTCGTTTGTGAAAACTCAAACTGGTGTGACAATTGAGTAATTTATAGCTAGTTTAAAGTGCGCCTACTATTGACTATAGTGACATGCTTATTGAATAGCACCGAcaaaaaatggccgacaagcaaTTACAGCCATTTGGGTTGCATATCTGAGCAGATGGTTCGTAGTTATTTGTATGCCAGGTCCGTGCCTATGGCTGGAGCTAGTCTTTACATCCTCATCTCCCATTGGTCTATACCTGAGTAAAGTCATCTATGATTGGAGGAGCAGCGTTGACGCTCCCTTGTAGAGCATCTTCGAACGCGACTGATCGACTGGTTTATCAACAGGTAACCAATAACGACTCTAAACACGAGATACGATATTATTCACGATTTTTAGCTTCATTTTGAACTTTGCGTGATTAAAAGAACAGAATAAGTTAATTTATGCGCTGCAACACCAGGTCCAAATAGCTATCAGTCCAAACTAGACTCTACTGTACGAGGCAAACACAATTTGCAAGTGGGAAtgtgcattaaaaaataatcaattcaaTCGCAAAATCGTCTAAATTCGAGAGATCTATATATCGTGAGTCAAGAGTAAAATGGATTCTAGAGCGATGTATGTATTCGCGATCGAATTCCTTGCGTTCTCTTGGTAGCATGTTTTCCTTACACAATAGTACATGAATTATTAACACCGACATTTATtgtaatgtatttttccccctaTGCAGACGAGTGAAGCAAACCCAGCAGTAAAATATGTCTTTCAGAGATTTGAGAAGTAAGACGTCCTTTGTAACACATGCCTAATTTTTCTTGTAAAGTTTTAACTATTTCCGTCCCATTGAcgatgacagatgtccaataaCGTGCCTCTTTTCGTCCCTCTTTTACAGATTTTACAGAAATGATGAGAGCTCTGGGCTATACTCGCTTAATTTCAATGGAGAATTTCAGAACACCTAACTTCAATCTGGTGGCCGAAATCATGTTGTGGCTCGTTAAAAGGTACATTGTTCTCTTCCttacttcctttttaaaaaaatctatccaTTGTCTCTCTTTAAAAGAAACACTGGGATTTAGAAACCGATTTTTAGCAACCTTTTTTATCAATCCAATTTGATTGAGTTGTTGCGATTgactgcccaccgattcagggtgtcccccaccgagtgtccgtagttagctgggataggcttcagcaccccccacgacccttgtgaggataagcggttcataaaatgaatgactgaactTGAAATGGTGctgttattatttgtgttttgaTCGAGAGAGAACTCCAAAagcaaatgtttcattttgcaCCCCAATCCCAACTCGTAGATATGAACCTCAGATGGACATTCCTTCAGATGTGGAAACAGAGTCGGACAGAGTATTCTTCATTAAGGCTGTGGCTCAATTCATGGTAATGTGCCGTCTCAGGTATATGAAGAATTTAGATGTTGTTTCATGTAACAAACATGCTGTTCCTTGCCGCAGGCAACCAAAGCGCACATCAAGCTGAACACCAAACGCCTCTACCAGGCTGACGGCTATGCAGTAAAAGAGATGTTAAAGATTACGTCCGTGCTATACGGTGCAATGAAGACCAAGCAGATGGACCTGCAGGACGTGGTGGAGGAAGACAGTAGCAAGTTTAAATTTGACATTGGATCACGGGTATGACGATGATTCATAGAGTATCAGACTTTTACCGTATCCACAGTCCTGTATCAGCATTAGGAATATGAATGGGGTCCCTAAACCCGGCGAGTCAAAACCATCTATTTGAAGTGCGTCTGAAGAATAATGAAtcgatgaaaacaaaaatagtgCAAAAAGTGCTGGTTTTAGTCTGTTTTTTCCTCCCAGATTTCTGACCTCAAAGAAGCTCGGCAGCTCGCATCAGAGGTTACGTCTAAAGGTGCCTCCCTCTATGATTTACTAGGAAAGGAGGTGGAACTTAGGGTGAGTGGCAAGTGCACATAAACTTTGAGCGATTTGGAATCTGTATTGTTCTGTAGAATATGCGTGTGTGCATCCAAATTATGTTTAGGAAAAAAGAACTGCGGCCATTGCCAGACCTCTAGAGATCGATGTGACTGAAAAGGCCTTGAGAGGAGCCATCAGAGAGGCGTTGGTTAGTGTTATGCTAGCTTTTATTTGACtgcaatttcccttttttttcacattttcaacgtaaaaaaaatgacatttgtgtttttcacCCAAGGAAATGGTGGAGAAAACCAAAGAAATGCTGAATAGTATCGTTTCAGACGAGGCCAGTCTAGATGCCAAAATAGATAAGAAAAAACAGGACCTGGAGAGGAGTCGGAAGAGACTTCAGACACTGCAAAGTGTACGGTCAGTGAACAGTATTGCCACAAATTAAGAAATGAACTGTATTAGCTAAGCAAttatttggatttggattgaTAAAACTGACAGATATGTGAGTTTCATCAACTTTCCTTTAAGGAAATTGTGTGGCTAATTTGTTGTCTCTAAGTGTCACTGTAATACTGCGTTCAAATGCTACGTagcattcagaaaaaaaaacctacatcgCCAAAGTTAAAGTCTGCATTGATGTTGTACGGGCACCAATCACacgacaagaagaaaaaaaacatggcgggTCGGAATGCAGCATGTGAGAAAATTCAAAGTTAAAACAGTGGACCATGATCCTAGATTTTCATCCATTTGTATGTCGACAAATTTGAGTGCTTATGAACACAGGAGGTATTTTTTCTACTCCCTGTTGTGTTAGACCAGCATTCATGGACGAATATGAGAAGATTGAAGAAGACCTGCAGAAGCAGTATGAGATTTACGTGGCCAAGTTCAAAAATCTTTGTTTCCTGGAGTCCCAGCTCGAAGATTACCATCAGATGGAGCAAGAGCGGTTTGAGGTGAGTGCCTGTATTTATAATACGCACGCTATTTTTACGCCACAGTAATTTGAGTGATTAACTTTTTAACATGCAATACTTGGGACGCCTGCTATTTTTGTTATGATCCAGCTCGTTTTGGTGCCACGTTTTGAGTTTTTAAACTGTGACTGATGGGTGCAATGATGGAAATAAGACCACAAACACCCAATTTTAATGTTACCTTTGTATTAAGATGTCGTAACAGCTGGCAATAAAACttcactaccgtattttcacgactatatggcgcatcatatttttagctgcagtgtcagtaacgagtgctatttctgtattttaaacacacaaaggacgcaccgttttttagacgcatatatattatatatgaatatctaaccgcaatagcgctggctaccggaagcagcctcggactctttttccggtttccggtgcgcagtgactgctgggatatatagttcttgcacactacacccacacgctaaaaacacgtttttaaaaaggcaacggaagcaaaactgagttcggttgtactttatttagccattttacaacttactcacgtcatcatcacacacaaatccatcaaagtcctaattttctgtgtccgaattgaacaattgtccaatttagtcatcgaaaacgctgagttttatacgttcgtccaggcggccacaatccattcacaaatagtagctagctggtagctagcgtaacttttccaacggtgctttccatgcttcgtcaagctgtattgatgtcgatgtatacaggccacaatccattgggtgtattgacaaaagaactactacatatctcAGCAGTCACTgagcagtactttgtctacgggaaaatagtagagtcggtgtaccctatcaactgattcatttcattttatcgtgataacaattttagtattggtccatatataaagcgcactggattataaggcgccctgtgtattttggagaaaatttaagacttttatgtgcgccttatagtcgtgaaaatatggtaatttgaaAACCAAGCAGCTTACTGAAAAATTTCATgtgagaaaatgttttttttatgtggctACATGTAGCAGCCTTCTTCCACAAAACCAACTGGGATTGACGCTAGCTCATTCCCAACAGTAATGAGGTCAAGCGCTACTGAAATTATTATTCAATTCTGCGCTCTCTCATGTTCTCCTTGTTTTCCTTTTAGGAGGCAGAAAACACTCTGAGAATGATGCAGCAAAATCTGAAGGAAGAGGAGGGAGATTTCATGAGGAGCTCACGTGAGGACCACACATAAAGCAAAGCATAAATAACATCTTTAAATAATGTAAAGATTCAGGATGCAACTGAAGTTGGGAAGGAGTCGTACcctattggcccgaatataagacaaccCCCTTTTTGAAgtttcaagtttgaaaaaaaaagagacttttgaacaccaaattcaatttttatacaaaaaatgacagtaccttatctgaaacaaatgattataatatAGTCGAGAGAAAAAGGATGTtatttttgcctcattcaaatcaggcaaaaactgtctatcacatcttaatatttgAACATTGAAATATGTCAACTAAATATGCCAATCAatggaaaaatctaaaaatcaatgaaaagtaagttaaccaatctactgtgataaaacaacaaaattgcattaACCAAAGTCGTCAGCATTGGCTTTCACCATATCTGGCACCATCTAGCcttgtgaatgggtataataTCCAGACCAACAccttttcagtcttatttcc
Above is a genomic segment from Stigmatopora argus isolate UIUO_Sarg chromosome 8, RoL_Sarg_1.0, whole genome shotgun sequence containing:
- the cluap1 gene encoding clusterin-associated protein 1 homolog isoform X2, with the translated sequence MSFRDLRNFTEMMRALGYTRLISMENFRTPNFNLVAEIMLWLVKRYEPQMDIPSDVETESDRVFFIKAVAQFMATKAHIKLNTKRLYQADGYAVKEMLKITSVLYGAMKTKQMDLQDVVEEDSSKFKFDIGSRISDLKEARQLASEVTSKGASLYDLLGKEVELREKRTAAIARPLEIDVTEKALRGAIREALEMVEKTKEMLNSIVSDEASLDAKIDKKKQDLERSRKRLQTLQSVRPAFMDEYEKIEEDLQKQYEIYVAKFKNLCFLESQLEDYHQMEQERFEEAENTLRMMQQNLKEEEGDFMRSSHVDSDVDVLEDEDDMDSELEESRPSNPRPIRNGLMAAKHTSDLFRRGTRFIGNMQGGDSDESEGSEIDVDEEDEGEDESKDLDDDSLEDRVSRATHTTRGRRRPPLFDESDNDF
- the LOC144079020 gene encoding spindle assembly abnormal protein 6 homolog, producing the protein MSSRQQTILSDEQLYSKVLEVIVRCGDCNERKTHIRITIALQPSKSTLQKHDLVVRLTDDTDPNFLFLLILSEEDFLRSAWEELKHLYFIFVCSFKEEQFFFIEFRSFPEKLIQYFEKCRTKQSSSESRYFLRLSCNSPTLDGPAKLTVVESTDCRNIPQVCLRLIPASDKYFNEYLVNCVTLLKSEKESLEVKLQKTEEDLNNTQQMLFEKNKEMERLRLEWMSQSSLLTSRHSDELRTEREGSAEAQSRLQLQIQQQQQVQETMNQRDSQMKERLEFLETKCSYLTNERHKDEATIINLKSKVADTEEECQRVKREETSLKCKNASLNTALHEMEQQRNRAREAQKTTEQQKEIFKDRAEIQESQIKKLESKVEFLSGDVTKATDIIRKYQYDVAVLRNKNEMKNEALVKQEDVLMETEAKLESTEEKLRIKDEENVNFKKQLEASLQKLSENKTVLQDNDNMIQFLNRELNKKYIPEPSENILAGPR
- the cluap1 gene encoding clusterin-associated protein 1 homolog isoform X1, whose amino-acid sequence is MSFRDLRNFTEMMRALGYTRLISMENFRTPNFNLVAEIMLWLVKRYEPQMDIPSDVETESDRVFFIKAVAQFMATKAHIKLNTKRLYQADGYAVKEMLKITSVLYGAMKTKQMDLQDVVEEDSSKFKFDIGSRISDLKEARQLASEVTSKGASLYDLLGKEVELREKRTAAIARPLEIDVTEKALRGAIREALEMVEKTKEMLNSIVSDEASLDAKIDKKKQDLERSRKRLQTLQSVRPAFMDEYEKIEEDLQKQYEIYVAKFKNLCFLESQLEDYHQMEQERFEEAENTLRMMQQNLKEEEGDFMRSSHVDSDVDVLEDEDDMDSELEESRPSNPRPIRNGLMAAKHTSDLFRRGTRFIGNMQGGDSDEPKLCISRRPIQPKAQSEGSEIDVDEEDEGEDESKDLDDDSLEDRVSRATHTTRGRRRPPLFDESDNDF